Proteins from a single region of Felis catus isolate Fca126 chromosome B4, F.catus_Fca126_mat1.0, whole genome shotgun sequence:
- the TARBP2 gene encoding RISC-loading complex subunit TARBP2 isoform X3 has translation MSEEEQGSGTTTGCGLPSIEQMLAANPGKTPISLLQEYGTRIGKTPVYDLLKAEGQAHQPNFTFRVTVGDTSCTDSSLPEDIPVFTAAVAATPVPSAVPTRSPPMEVQPPVSPQQSECNPVGALQELVVQKGWRLPEYTVTQESGPAHRKEFTMTCRVERFVEIGSGTSKKLAKRNAAAKMLLRVHTVPLDARDGNEAEPDDDHFSIGVGSRLDGLRNRGPGCTWDSLRNSVGEKILSLRSCSLGALGALGPACCSVLSELSEEQAFHVSYLDIEELSLSGLCQCLVELSTQPATVCHGSAATREAARGEAACRALQYLKIMAGSK, from the exons ATGAGTGAAGAGGAGCAGGGCTCCGGCACTACCACGGGCTGCGGGCTGCCCAG TATAGAGCAAATGCTGGCAGCCAACCCGGGCAAGACCCCGATCAGCCTTCTGCAGGAGTATGGGACCAGAATAGGGAAGACGCCCGTGTACGACCTTCTCAAAGCCGAGGGCCAAGCCCACCAGCCTAATTTCACCTTCCGGGTCACCGTTGGCGACACCAGCTGCACTG ACTCTTCACTGCCTGAGGACATTCCAGTTTTTACTGCTGCGGTGGCTGCGACTCCTGTTCCATCTGCTGTTCCAACCAG GAGCCCCCCCATGGAGGTGCAGCCCCCCGTCTCCCCTCAGCAGTCCGAGTGCAATCCTGTTGGCGCTCTGCAG GAGCTGGTGGTGCAGAAAGGCTGGCGGTTGCCTGAGTACACGGTGACCCAAGAGTCTGGGCCGGCCCACCGCAAAGAGTTTACCATGACCTGCCGAGTGGAGCGTTTCGTTGAGATTG GCAGTGGCACTTCCAAAAAGCTGGCAAAGCGTAACGCGGCGGCCAAAATGCTGCTTCGAGTGCACACGGTGCCTCTGGATGCCCGGGATGGGAATGAGGCAGAGCCTGATGACGATCACTTCTCCATT GGTGTGGGCTCCCGCCTGGATGGACTTCGGAACCGGGGCCCCGGCTGCACCTGGGATTCTCTGCGAAATTCAGTGGGAGAGAAGATCCTGTCCCTCCGCAGCTGCTCCCTGGGTGCCTTAGGTGCTCTGGGCCCTGCCTGCTGCAGTGTCCTCAGTGAGCTCTCTGAGGAGCAGGCCTTCCATGTCAGCTATCTGGATATTG AGGAACTGAGCCTGAGTGGGCTCTGCCAGTGCCTGGTGGAGCTGTCCACACAGCCGGCTACCGTGTGTCACGGCTCTGCAGCGACCAGGGAGGCAGCCCGCGGCGAGGCTGCCTGCCGTGCCCTGCAGTACCTCAAGATCATGGCgggcagcaaataa
- the TARBP2 gene encoding RISC-loading complex subunit TARBP2 isoform X1, whose amino-acid sequence MSEEEQGSGTTTGCGLPSIEQMLAANPGKTPISLLQEYGTRIGKTPVYDLLKAEGQAHQPNFTFRVTVGDTSCTGQGPSKKAAKHKAAEVALKHLKGGSMLEPALEDSSSFSPLDSSLPEDIPVFTAAVAATPVPSAVPTRSPPMEVQPPVSPQQSECNPVGALQELVVQKGWRLPEYTVTQESGPAHRKEFTMTCRVERFVEIGSGTSKKLAKRNAAAKMLLRVHTVPLDARDGNEAEPDDDHFSIGVGSRLDGLRNRGPGCTWDSLRNSVGEKILSLRSCSLGALGALGPACCSVLSELSEEQAFHVSYLDIEELSLSGLCQCLVELSTQPATVCHGSAATREAARGEAACRALQYLKIMAGSK is encoded by the exons ATGAGTGAAGAGGAGCAGGGCTCCGGCACTACCACGGGCTGCGGGCTGCCCAG TATAGAGCAAATGCTGGCAGCCAACCCGGGCAAGACCCCGATCAGCCTTCTGCAGGAGTATGGGACCAGAATAGGGAAGACGCCCGTGTACGACCTTCTCAAAGCCGAGGGCCAAGCCCACCAGCCTAATTTCACCTTCCGGGTCACCGTTGGCGACACCAGCTGCACTG GTCAGGGCcccagcaagaaggcagccaagCACAAGGCAGCTGAGGTGGCCCTCAAACACCTCAAAGGGGGGAGCATGCTGGAGCCGGCCCTGGAGGACAGCAG TTCTTTTTCTCCCCTAGACTCTTCACTGCCTGAGGACATTCCAGTTTTTACTGCTGCGGTGGCTGCGACTCCTGTTCCATCTGCTGTTCCAACCAG GAGCCCCCCCATGGAGGTGCAGCCCCCCGTCTCCCCTCAGCAGTCCGAGTGCAATCCTGTTGGCGCTCTGCAG GAGCTGGTGGTGCAGAAAGGCTGGCGGTTGCCTGAGTACACGGTGACCCAAGAGTCTGGGCCGGCCCACCGCAAAGAGTTTACCATGACCTGCCGAGTGGAGCGTTTCGTTGAGATTG GCAGTGGCACTTCCAAAAAGCTGGCAAAGCGTAACGCGGCGGCCAAAATGCTGCTTCGAGTGCACACGGTGCCTCTGGATGCCCGGGATGGGAATGAGGCAGAGCCTGATGACGATCACTTCTCCATT GGTGTGGGCTCCCGCCTGGATGGACTTCGGAACCGGGGCCCCGGCTGCACCTGGGATTCTCTGCGAAATTCAGTGGGAGAGAAGATCCTGTCCCTCCGCAGCTGCTCCCTGGGTGCCTTAGGTGCTCTGGGCCCTGCCTGCTGCAGTGTCCTCAGTGAGCTCTCTGAGGAGCAGGCCTTCCATGTCAGCTATCTGGATATTG AGGAACTGAGCCTGAGTGGGCTCTGCCAGTGCCTGGTGGAGCTGTCCACACAGCCGGCTACCGTGTGTCACGGCTCTGCAGCGACCAGGGAGGCAGCCCGCGGCGAGGCTGCCTGCCGTGCCCTGCAGTACCTCAAGATCATGGCgggcagcaaataa
- the TARBP2 gene encoding RISC-loading complex subunit TARBP2 isoform X2, with product MLAANPGKTPISLLQEYGTRIGKTPVYDLLKAEGQAHQPNFTFRVTVGDTSCTGQGPSKKAAKHKAAEVALKHLKGGSMLEPALEDSSSFSPLDSSLPEDIPVFTAAVAATPVPSAVPTRSPPMEVQPPVSPQQSECNPVGALQELVVQKGWRLPEYTVTQESGPAHRKEFTMTCRVERFVEIGSGTSKKLAKRNAAAKMLLRVHTVPLDARDGNEAEPDDDHFSIGVGSRLDGLRNRGPGCTWDSLRNSVGEKILSLRSCSLGALGALGPACCSVLSELSEEQAFHVSYLDIEELSLSGLCQCLVELSTQPATVCHGSAATREAARGEAACRALQYLKIMAGSK from the exons ATGCTGGCAGCCAACCCGGGCAAGACCCCGATCAGCCTTCTGCAGGAGTATGGGACCAGAATAGGGAAGACGCCCGTGTACGACCTTCTCAAAGCCGAGGGCCAAGCCCACCAGCCTAATTTCACCTTCCGGGTCACCGTTGGCGACACCAGCTGCACTG GTCAGGGCcccagcaagaaggcagccaagCACAAGGCAGCTGAGGTGGCCCTCAAACACCTCAAAGGGGGGAGCATGCTGGAGCCGGCCCTGGAGGACAGCAG TTCTTTTTCTCCCCTAGACTCTTCACTGCCTGAGGACATTCCAGTTTTTACTGCTGCGGTGGCTGCGACTCCTGTTCCATCTGCTGTTCCAACCAG GAGCCCCCCCATGGAGGTGCAGCCCCCCGTCTCCCCTCAGCAGTCCGAGTGCAATCCTGTTGGCGCTCTGCAG GAGCTGGTGGTGCAGAAAGGCTGGCGGTTGCCTGAGTACACGGTGACCCAAGAGTCTGGGCCGGCCCACCGCAAAGAGTTTACCATGACCTGCCGAGTGGAGCGTTTCGTTGAGATTG GCAGTGGCACTTCCAAAAAGCTGGCAAAGCGTAACGCGGCGGCCAAAATGCTGCTTCGAGTGCACACGGTGCCTCTGGATGCCCGGGATGGGAATGAGGCAGAGCCTGATGACGATCACTTCTCCATT GGTGTGGGCTCCCGCCTGGATGGACTTCGGAACCGGGGCCCCGGCTGCACCTGGGATTCTCTGCGAAATTCAGTGGGAGAGAAGATCCTGTCCCTCCGCAGCTGCTCCCTGGGTGCCTTAGGTGCTCTGGGCCCTGCCTGCTGCAGTGTCCTCAGTGAGCTCTCTGAGGAGCAGGCCTTCCATGTCAGCTATCTGGATATTG AGGAACTGAGCCTGAGTGGGCTCTGCCAGTGCCTGGTGGAGCTGTCCACACAGCCGGCTACCGTGTGTCACGGCTCTGCAGCGACCAGGGAGGCAGCCCGCGGCGAGGCTGCCTGCCGTGCCCTGCAGTACCTCAAGATCATGGCgggcagcaaataa
- the LOC101088254 gene encoding pro-FMRFamide-related neuropeptide FF isoform X5, with the protein MHLIKSLTPGLGVGGRRLGAGSPGGAMGGGPRRLLMEPCVSIACSRSPLRLLWGGGRSTAGIRGGYSRRRADGRMDSRRAALLLLVLLLTDWGCAEGPGGQDEGRQIFVEEDSRPRPLQEAQTPGSFLHSLLQAMQRPGRSSAFRFQPQRFGRNTRGSWSSDQLGPRAGEELNAPFWSLAAPQRFGKK; encoded by the exons ATGCATCTAATAAAGTCTCTAACTCCAGGCTTAGGGGTTGGGGGCCGGAGGCTGGGAGCAGGAAGTCCCGGGGGTGCCATGGGAGGGGGTCCCAGGCGGCTCCTAATGGAGCCGTGCGTTTCCATTGCCTGCTCTAGATCCCCCCTCAGGCtgctgtggggtgggggccggAGCACAGCAGGTATAAGAGGCGGGTATAGCCGCAGGAGGGCAGATGGCAGGATGGATTCCAGGCGGGCAgcgctgctgctgctggtgctgctgctaACAGACTGGGGCTGTGCTGAAGGACCAGGGGGCCAAGACGAAGGACGGCAGATCTTCGTG GAGGAAGACAGCAGGCCCCGCCCGCTGCAGGAGGCCCAGACCCCTGGGTCATTCCTGCACTCCCTGCTCCAGGCCATGCAGAGACCCGGCCGAAGCTCAGCCTTTCGGTTTCAGCCCCAGAG GTTTGGCAGAAACACCCGGGGCTCCTGGAGCAGCGACCAGTTGGGTCCCCGAGCCGGGGAGGAGCTCAACGCCCCATTCTGGAGCCTGGCTGCCCCTCAGCGCTTTGGGAAGAAGTGA